One genomic segment of Impatiens glandulifera chromosome 6, dImpGla2.1, whole genome shotgun sequence includes these proteins:
- the LOC124943822 gene encoding serine carboxypeptidase-like has product MAQIGLSCLILFPLFFFSCPILSSPSSLQTSKVNSMSTEVERIIKSLNLFPSSGVNSGDPSSRRLPNALSSSLVERQFRLPASGDPRTTIKNLGHYAGYYRLPHKIDARMFYYFFESRRGMRNDPVVIWLNGGPGASSSLGLFYENGPYKIMNQTLIWNDFGWDQVSNIIYIDQPIGTGFSYSSDHSDICTDQKCVGNDLNDFLQVFFDEHPQYLRNGLYITGESYAGHYIPAITSRIRNGNKNGDGAHINLKGIAIGNGLTHPAIQYKSVIDYASSERLITKTKVRRVARLVPKCEEDTTRCRGGGGISCRDAYSSCTAMFNLVLKYSGSNRNYYDTRKKCVGEMCYDLSYIEKMLNNATVRNSLGVGNIQFISFNRIVYDAMINDWMRNRAVEIPPLLEDGIKVLLYAGERDLIVNWLGIYRWVTAMNWSGQRQFNNKDIVAYVVDHAMKGELKEYGPLTFLKVHDAGHMVPMDQPKLALKMLERWTQNTPMSRE; this is encoded by the exons ATGGCACAAATAGGGCTCTCTTGTCTAATTCTTTTTCCTCTGTTTTTCTTCTCATGTCCAATTCTTTCATCACCGTCTTCTTTGCAGACATCGAAGGTTAATTCGATGAGTACGGAAGTGGAGAGGATTATCAAGAGTTTAAACTTATTTCCCAGTTCTGGCGTCAACTCCGGCGACCCATCTTCCCGTCGATTACCCAATGCATTGTCATCATCATTGGTCGAACGGCAATTCCGCCTCCCAGCCAGTGGTGATCCAAGGACTACGATTAAGAATTTGGGTCATTACGCCGGCTATTATCGACTTCCTCACAAGATAGATGCAAG GATGTTTTACTACTTCTTTGAGTCGAGAAGGGGTATGAGAAATGACCCAGTTGTGATATGGTTGAATGGAGGACCTGGAGCCAGCAGTTCACTTGGTCTGTTTTATGAAAACGGTCCTTACAAGATTATGAACCAAACTCTTATCTGGAATGACTTTGGTTGGGACCAGGTGTCGAACATAATCTATATCGACCAGCCCATAGGCACCGGTTTCAGCTATAGTTCAGATCACTCTGATATTTGTACCGATCAAAAGTGTGTTGGCAATGACTTAAATGACTTCTTGCAG gtaTTTTTCGATGAACATCCTCAATATTTGAGGAACGGTCTCTACATAACAGGAGAATCATATGCCGGTCACTATATCCCTGCCATAACCTCTCGGATTCGCAATGGAAACAAAAACGGAGATGGAGCTCACATTAATCTTAag GGTATTGCTATTGGAAATGGATTGACACACCCTGCTATTCAATACAAGTCAGTTATAGATTATGCTTCAAGTGAGAGGCTGATCACAAAAACTAAAGTCAGACGTGTCGCCAGATTGGTACCAAAATGCGAGGAAGATACAACTAGATGCa gaggaggaggaggaatcaGCTGTAGGGATGCATATTCTTCTTGTACTGCCATGTTCAATCTTGTACTGAAATATTCTGGTTCTAATAGAAAT TATTACGACACTCGGAAGAAATGTGTGGGTGAAATGTGTTATGATTTATCGTATatagaaaaaatgttaaacaatGCAACGGTTAGAAATTCTCTTGGAGTTGGGAATATTCAGTTTATATCCTTCAACCGGATTGTTTATGATGCGATGATTAATGATTGGATGAGGAATCGTGCAGTGGAAATTCCTCCGCTTCTTGAAGATGGAATTAAGGTTTTGTTATATGCAGGAGAACGTGATCTTATCGTAAATTGGCTTG GAATCTATAGGTGGGTTACTGCAATGAATTGGTCGGGTCAAAGACAATTCAATAATAAAGACATAGTTGCATATGTAGTCGATCATGCTATGAAAGGAGAACTTAAAGAATATGGACCTTTGACATTCCTTAAG GTTCATGACGCGGGACATATGGTTCCCATGGATCAACCGAAATTGGCATTGAAGATGCTGGAAAGATGGACACAAAATACCCCTATGTCAAGAGAATAA